The region GGTGCCACTCTTTTTGATGGCAAGCCGTTAGTCGCGTACCCTCAACCAGCTAAAGTCGTCGGGGTTCTTCTTGAGGCAAAGGCCTTTCACCCAACACGTACGCCGAGAAACCACCTTCGGATACTGGCTACGGCCAGCGGAGTGCCACTATCTCGAGTTGACGAGGTGCTGGACATGGTTGGTCTGAAAGACGTTGCCAAGAGGAGCCCGGGTAAGTTTAGTCTTGGCATGAGCCAGCGCTTGGGCCTCGCCGCGGCGATCTTGGCTAAGCCGAAGTGTCTTATCCTCGACGAACCTGCGAACGGTTTAGATCCGGAAGGAATTGCATGGCTGCGTGAATTTCTTAAATCATACGCCGACGACGGTAACGCGGTCTTTGTCTCCTCGCATTTACTTAGCGAAATGTCACAGATGGCCGACAATGTGGTCGTCATCGGCAAGGGTAAATTGATTGCTAGTACCTCGATCAACGACCTGGTCGCGAAGAACGCCAAATCAACGGTGCTCGTTCGCAGCTCCGATCAGACGAAACTCGAAAAGTTACTAGCGGATAAAAAGATAGCCGCACGAGCCACTCATGGAAGCCTGGAAGTCAGTGGGGCTAAGACAGATACGGTAGGTAAACTTGCGTTCGGCGCAGGGATCACCATTCTAGAACTAGCCAACCATGGTGCGTCACTAGAAGACGTCTTCCTCCAGCTGACTGAGGGAGCTGAAGAGTTTAAGGCGCATGACGAAAAGAGGGATACGTAATGCTTGGGACGCTTAGGGCGGAGTTGAGGAAACTGCTAACTGTCAGATCGACCTATTTCGTCACGGGTTTTGCCATTCTGCTGATGGCTTTTATCGCCTTTTATGGTGAAGGCTGGAGACTGAGCGGCGGCTCGTTAAGTGATCCTACGCAGCTGGCTGGTGATGTTCTAGGTGCGCTTAATCTGGCGGTCTTCGGGGCGGTCGTAGCCGTTCTACTGGTCACTCATGAGTATCGTTACAACACCATCGTCTACACCTTGACTAACAGTAATAGTCGCAGTAAGGTGCTCTTCTCAAAGCTCATTGCGGCGAGCGTCTATGCTCTTATCCTATCAGCCATCATCGGCACTCTGTCGCCAGTCATGGCCTATCTTGGTGTCCATGCCCATGGACATACGCTAGGCCCTCAAACACTGCACTATTGGAATCTGATCTGGCGCAGTCTCTTCTATGGGTGGGGTTATGCCATGGCCGGCTTCCTACTGGCCTTGCTAACGCGAAACCAGATTGCCTCTGTTGTTTCGCTCTTTGTCATCCCCGATCTTGTCGAACAGCTGCTTAGAATCATTCTCAAGCAGAATGTTGCTTACTTGCCGTTTACCGCTCTCAACCAGGTCATCCGAATGGGAGGTAGTATGGATCCCTACTCAAGTACGCTTTCGCCTCTAAAATCAGCGGGTGTTTACTGTGTCTATTTGGCCCTCGGTTGGATTGTTGCCTGGGCGCTCTTCTTGCGGCGTGACGCCAACTAGACAGGCTGGTTTTCGTCATGTCCACCTGCTATAGTCTAGGCCAATGAAGCAGACAATTTCTCGGGTTTTTCGTGACAAAACCCAGAATAAATATGTACAGTTTTTTCGGTACGGGTTCGTCTCGACTCTCGCGCTGGTAGTCGACTTCGGGGGTCTCGTCGCTTTGAAGCAATACGGCCATATCAACTACCTTGTGGCCGCTTCAATCTCGTTCATCGCGGGCCTGATCGTTAACTATTCCTTAAGCCGCCTCTGGGTCTTTCACAGTTCGAAGATCGAAAATGTACGGTATGAGTTTCTTCTGTTCAGCCTCATAGGTCTCGTTGGCCTCGGGTTGACAGATTTGATACTATGGGTGCTGACAAGCGGCCTTGGTTTATACTATGTATTATCAAAAGCCGTCGCGACGGTTATCGTATACTTCTGGAACTTCGGAGTCAGAAAGAGATACGTATTTAACTAGACAAGGGGACTATGGTTAAGAAGAAACAGACAGCAGTTATTATTGGAGCAGGCCCCGCTGGCCTGACAGCCGCATACGAATTTGTTCATAAGACCGATATCAAGCCCGTGGTCTTCGAGAGCTCAAATCAAGTGGGTGGTATTGCCAAGACAGTCAGATATAAAGGTAACCGCATCGATATCGGAGGCCATCGTTTCTTCAGCAAATCGGACGTGGTGATGGAATGGTGGCATAATATCCTGCCCATCGAACAGACAGACGCCTCCAAGACATTCATGTTGAAATATCAGGGGAAGACTCGCGAACTAGTTGGTGGCAACGGTGTTGACCCGAAAAAGACCGATAACGTCATGCTCGTGCGGAGTCGTATGAGCCGCATATACTATGGTGGTAAGTTCTATAACTACCCCGTTAAGCTCGAA is a window of Candidatus Saccharimonadales bacterium DNA encoding:
- a CDS encoding ATP-binding cassette domain-containing protein produces the protein MIKASHLAKRYRKTVAVDDISFDVEVGKVTGFLGPNGAGKSTTMRLMLGLDHGGGATLFDGKPLVAYPQPAKVVGVLLEAKAFHPTRTPRNHLRILATASGVPLSRVDEVLDMVGLKDVAKRSPGKFSLGMSQRLGLAAAILAKPKCLILDEPANGLDPEGIAWLREFLKSYADDGNAVFVSSHLLSEMSQMADNVVVIGKGKLIASTSINDLVAKNAKSTVLVRSSDQTKLEKLLADKKIAARATHGSLEVSGAKTDTVGKLAFGAGITILELANHGASLEDVFLQLTEGAEEFKAHDEKRDT
- a CDS encoding ABC transporter permease subunit, whose translation is MLGTLRAELRKLLTVRSTYFVTGFAILLMAFIAFYGEGWRLSGGSLSDPTQLAGDVLGALNLAVFGAVVAVLLVTHEYRYNTIVYTLTNSNSRSKVLFSKLIAASVYALILSAIIGTLSPVMAYLGVHAHGHTLGPQTLHYWNLIWRSLFYGWGYAMAGFLLALLTRNQIASVVSLFVIPDLVEQLLRIILKQNVAYLPFTALNQVIRMGGSMDPYSSTLSPLKSAGVYCVYLALGWIVAWALFLRRDAN
- a CDS encoding GtrA family protein; translated protein: MKQTISRVFRDKTQNKYVQFFRYGFVSTLALVVDFGGLVALKQYGHINYLVAASISFIAGLIVNYSLSRLWVFHSSKIENVRYEFLLFSLIGLVGLGLTDLILWVLTSGLGLYYVLSKAVATVIVYFWNFGVRKRYVFN